From Lepus europaeus isolate LE1 chromosome 3, mLepTim1.pri, whole genome shotgun sequence, a single genomic window includes:
- the SLC22A1 gene encoding solute carrier family 22 member 1 isoform X2 — MLKAAIAAQSRPAEGAGARAATMPTVDDVLEQVGEFGWFQKRTFLILCLISAILAPIYLGIVFLGFTPDHRCRSPGVAELSQRCGWSPEEELNYTVPGLGAADGAFVRQCMRYEVDWNQSSLGCVDPLASLAPNRSHLPLGPCEHGWVYDTPGSSIVTEFNLVCADAWKVDLFQSCVNLGFFLGSLGVGYIADRFGRKLCLLLTTLINAVSGVLTAVAPDYTSMLLFRLLQGLVSKGSWMSGYTLITEFVGSGYRRTVAILYQVAFSVGLVALSGIAYAIPHWRWLQLTVSLPTFLCLFYYWCVPESPRWLLSQKRNTDAVKIMDNIAQKNGKLPPADLKMLSLDEDVTEKLSPSLADLFRTPNLRKHTFILMFLWFTCSVLYQGLILHVGATGANLYLDFFYSSLVEFPAAFIILVTIDRVGRIYPMAVSNLAAGVASVILIFIPQGPVSPADLHWLTIVLSCIGRMGATIVLQMICLVNAELYPTFVRNLGVMVCSALCDVGGIITPFMVFRLMEVWQPLPLIVFGVLGLLAGGMTLLLPETKGVALPETIEDAENLRRKAKPKESKIYLQVQTAELKSP; from the exons ATGCTGAAGGCGGCCATTGCAGCCCAGAGCAGGCCGGCTGAGGGTGCAGGTGCACGGGCCGCCACCATGCCCACCGTGGACGATGTTCTGGAGCAGGTCGGGGAGTTCGGCTGGTTCCAGAAGCGAACCTTCCTCATCCTGTGTCTGATCTCGGCCATCCTAGCCCCCATCTACCTGGGCATCGTCTTCCTGGGCTTCACCCCCGACCACCGCTGCCGGAGCCCCGGCGTGGCCGAGCTGAGTCAGCGCTGCGGCTGGAGCCCGGAGGAGGAGCTGAACTACACGGTGCCGGGCCTGGGTGCCGCCGACGGGGCCTTCGTCCGCCAGTGCATGCGCTACGAggtggactggaaccagagctccctgggctgtgtggaCCCACTGGCCAGCCTGGCCCCCAACAGGAGCCACCTGCCGCTGGGCCCCTGTGAGCACGGCTGGGTGTATGACACTCCGGGCTCCTCCATCGTCACTGAG TTCAACCTGGTGTGCGCTGACGCCTGGAAGGTGGACCTGTTCCAGTCCTGCGTGAACCTGGGCTTCTTCCTCGGCTCCCTGGGTGTCGGCTACATCGCAGACAG GTTTGGCCGCAAGCTGTGTCTGCTGCTGACCACCCTGATCAACGCGGTGTCGGGGGTGCTCACGGCCGTGGCGCCAGACTACACGTCCATGCTGCTCTTCCGCCTGCTGCAGGGGCTGGTCAGCAAGGGCAGCTGGATGTCCGGCTACACCCTGA TCACAGAGTTCGTGGGCTCGGGCTACAGGAGGACGGTGGCCATCCTGTACCAGGTGGCCTTCTCTGTGGGGCTGGTGGCCCTCTCGGGCATCGCCTACGCCATCCCGCACTGGCGCTGGCTGCAGCTCACTGTGTCCCTGCCgaccttcctctgcctcttctaCTACTG GTGCGTGCCCGAGTCCCCTCGATGGCTGTTGTCCCAGAAGAGAAACACGGACGCCGTTAAGATCATGGACAACATCGCTCAGAAGAACGGGAAGCTGCCTCCTGCTGACCTCAAG ATGCTCTCCCTCGATGAGGACGTCACAGAGAAGCTGAGCCCGTCGCTGGCAGACCTGTTTCGCACGCCCAACCTCAGGAAGCACACCTTCATCCTCATGTTCCTATG GTTCACCTGCTCCGTGCTCTACCAAGGCCTCATCTTGCACGTGGGGGCCACTGGCGCGAACCTGTACCTGGATTTCTTCTACTCCTCTCTGGTGGAATTCCCCGCTGCCTTCATCATCCTGGTTACCATTGACCGCGTCGGCCGCATCTACCCCATGGCCGTGTCAAATCTGGCGGCGGGGGTGGCCTCCGTCATCCTGATCTTCATCCCCCAAG GTCCTGTCTCCCCTGCAGACCTGCACTGGCTGACCATCGTCCTGTCCTGCATCGGCCGCATGGGGGCCACCATTGTGCTGCAGATGATCTGCCTGGTGAACGCCGAGCTGTACCCCACGTTCGTCAG GAACCTTGGGGTGATGGTGTGTTCTGCGCTGTGTGACGTCGGCGGCATCATCACCCCCTTCATGGTCTTCCGGCTGATGGAGGTCTGGCAGCCTTTACCGCTCATTGTTTTCG GAGTGCTGGGCCTGCTGGCGGGGGGAATGACCCTGCTGCTTCCAGAGACCAAGGGCGTGGCGTTGCCGGAGACCATCGAGGACGCCGAGAACCTCCGGAG GAAAGCAAAGCCCAAAGAAAGCAAGATTTACCTCCAGGTGCAAACGGCGGAACTCAAAAGCCCCTAg
- the SLC22A1 gene encoding solute carrier family 22 member 1 isoform X1 — protein MLKAAIAAQSRPAEGAGARAATMPTVDDVLEQVGEFGWFQKRTFLILCLISAILAPIYLGIVFLGFTPDHRCRSPGVAELSQRCGWSPEEELNYTVPGLGAADGAFVRQCMRYEVDWNQSSLGCVDPLASLAPNRSHLPLGPCEHGWVYDTPGSSIVTEFNLVCADAWKVDLFQSCVNLGFFLGSLGVGYIADRFGRKLCLLLTTLINAVSGVLTAVAPDYTSMLLFRLLQGLVSKGSWMSGYTLITEFVGSGYRRTVAILYQVAFSVGLVALSGIAYAIPHWRWLQLTVSLPTFLCLFYYWCVPESPRWLLSQKRNTDAVKIMDNIAQKNGKLPPADLKMLSLDEDVTEKLSPSLADLFRTPNLRKHTFILMFLWFTCSVLYQGLILHVGATGANLYLDFFYSSLVEFPAAFIILVTIDRVGRIYPMAVSNLAAGVASVILIFIPQDLHWLTIVLSCIGRMGATIVLQMICLVNAELYPTFVRNLGVMVCSALCDVGGIITPFMVFRLMEVWQPLPLIVFGVLGLLAGGMTLLLPETKGVALPETIEDAENLRRKAKPKESKIYLQVQTAELKSP, from the exons ATGCTGAAGGCGGCCATTGCAGCCCAGAGCAGGCCGGCTGAGGGTGCAGGTGCACGGGCCGCCACCATGCCCACCGTGGACGATGTTCTGGAGCAGGTCGGGGAGTTCGGCTGGTTCCAGAAGCGAACCTTCCTCATCCTGTGTCTGATCTCGGCCATCCTAGCCCCCATCTACCTGGGCATCGTCTTCCTGGGCTTCACCCCCGACCACCGCTGCCGGAGCCCCGGCGTGGCCGAGCTGAGTCAGCGCTGCGGCTGGAGCCCGGAGGAGGAGCTGAACTACACGGTGCCGGGCCTGGGTGCCGCCGACGGGGCCTTCGTCCGCCAGTGCATGCGCTACGAggtggactggaaccagagctccctgggctgtgtggaCCCACTGGCCAGCCTGGCCCCCAACAGGAGCCACCTGCCGCTGGGCCCCTGTGAGCACGGCTGGGTGTATGACACTCCGGGCTCCTCCATCGTCACTGAG TTCAACCTGGTGTGCGCTGACGCCTGGAAGGTGGACCTGTTCCAGTCCTGCGTGAACCTGGGCTTCTTCCTCGGCTCCCTGGGTGTCGGCTACATCGCAGACAG GTTTGGCCGCAAGCTGTGTCTGCTGCTGACCACCCTGATCAACGCGGTGTCGGGGGTGCTCACGGCCGTGGCGCCAGACTACACGTCCATGCTGCTCTTCCGCCTGCTGCAGGGGCTGGTCAGCAAGGGCAGCTGGATGTCCGGCTACACCCTGA TCACAGAGTTCGTGGGCTCGGGCTACAGGAGGACGGTGGCCATCCTGTACCAGGTGGCCTTCTCTGTGGGGCTGGTGGCCCTCTCGGGCATCGCCTACGCCATCCCGCACTGGCGCTGGCTGCAGCTCACTGTGTCCCTGCCgaccttcctctgcctcttctaCTACTG GTGCGTGCCCGAGTCCCCTCGATGGCTGTTGTCCCAGAAGAGAAACACGGACGCCGTTAAGATCATGGACAACATCGCTCAGAAGAACGGGAAGCTGCCTCCTGCTGACCTCAAG ATGCTCTCCCTCGATGAGGACGTCACAGAGAAGCTGAGCCCGTCGCTGGCAGACCTGTTTCGCACGCCCAACCTCAGGAAGCACACCTTCATCCTCATGTTCCTATG GTTCACCTGCTCCGTGCTCTACCAAGGCCTCATCTTGCACGTGGGGGCCACTGGCGCGAACCTGTACCTGGATTTCTTCTACTCCTCTCTGGTGGAATTCCCCGCTGCCTTCATCATCCTGGTTACCATTGACCGCGTCGGCCGCATCTACCCCATGGCCGTGTCAAATCTGGCGGCGGGGGTGGCCTCCGTCATCCTGATCTTCATCCCCCAAG ACCTGCACTGGCTGACCATCGTCCTGTCCTGCATCGGCCGCATGGGGGCCACCATTGTGCTGCAGATGATCTGCCTGGTGAACGCCGAGCTGTACCCCACGTTCGTCAG GAACCTTGGGGTGATGGTGTGTTCTGCGCTGTGTGACGTCGGCGGCATCATCACCCCCTTCATGGTCTTCCGGCTGATGGAGGTCTGGCAGCCTTTACCGCTCATTGTTTTCG GAGTGCTGGGCCTGCTGGCGGGGGGAATGACCCTGCTGCTTCCAGAGACCAAGGGCGTGGCGTTGCCGGAGACCATCGAGGACGCCGAGAACCTCCGGAG GAAAGCAAAGCCCAAAGAAAGCAAGATTTACCTCCAGGTGCAAACGGCGGAACTCAAAAGCCCCTAg